GGGATGGTTGATGATACCTTTTTTGGAATATATTTGAAAATTTTCCAGGAATGGGAGCGTCGCAAAGGTCTCATTGAGGTCAATACTGAAGAAGTGAAGAAATACAAACCAAAAGTTGCAAAAAGGGACATTTTGCCTTTATGTTCCGAGCTCCTAAAGCTCGTCTCCAAGGATCTAGTGAGTCTAAAGCCTCAAGactttgactttgagcTAAGACTCAATTCTGGGCTGAGACTTGATGAGCAGAACCATGAAAACACAGTAAGCTTACTGAATGAAGGGCCAGAAGCACTACATATATAGGTTTGGGTACTACTAAGTTGAAGGCACTCAATGGGGCGGTAAAAAACAGAAGTTATACCCCAAATTGCTGTTCCGAAGGTGAGAGCATATCCTTTTTGTGGAAgagaaactttcaaatgTAACTCTTCTATCGAGATAAAACTGTTCTCTTTTCGAAAGATAATACAAGTGTATAGATGACAACGAGTAGGAAATAAATGGAACAAATTAGAGAGGGCGATAGACAATTTTCTTCATACTTTAACTAAGTGATAGGTAGCAATAAATTTTCGAGCACAAGAACCATCCAACAACGTCAACCTAATGAAATCATAATCGAAGATATTGAGGCAATCAAAATAATGTTAAGTAATcacttttctttcaagtttatcTAATACTTGAGGGCGACAGCTCCGAAATGATATGGTGATGAAGTTCCTGTAAAATATGATGCGCAAAGTTGATTGAACAAGCAATCCCAACATTCAAGAATCTTAGCTCACAATTTTTAACTTTGGAATTAAACTTATCATTCTCccctttgaaaattttctCTAAAGATTCAAGGCCTCCAGAATCTAAATCCTCTTTGTTTACGTTGATGAAAGTTTTCACTAAAGTTGGTACAGCAGTCCAATTCTTGATTTGTATATTAAGCGTAACCTTTCTCTTTagcttcaaattttgatttttaCCAGGCTTTTGAAAAGCATTAGACCAGTAAATCAGCGAAAACCAATTGATATCGTACATAAATCTTGTCCATTGTAGGTGCGATTCTACCTCGCTAGACAAATCCTTCTCAAGGTGGTTCACGAAGTTAACTAAAGAGAATGTAACCTGCATATAATTGATCAAATGATTTATCTTGGTAGAAAGTGGCATTGTCTTTGTTCTGTTTTGAATCATAGATTCCATCTGAGGCAAACAAAATCTATGTGGACtagttttggaaagaacAAGGCTTACAGAATCCCCCTCTCTTAAAAATGATACATGTTCCTTTCCATAAATTTCATTACCAACTTCAAATTTCACCTTCGAAAGTGTTACATCTAAAGCTTTGATTGCAGCTTGCTGATCCGTCAATGacaaaagattgatcatTTCGGTGAATTGGTGAATTAAATGGAGAGAATCTCCTAATAAATTTGTAGATATTAAGGAAGAGTGGACGGGAAAACTTATCTCTTGATATGTCCTGAAGAATAGGCAATTCtcctttgaagagaatgtAGCAAAATTGGCGGTTCTGTAGTTTTCAGTTAAAGAATCGAACATTCGATGAGAAGGCAAATCTGTGAGTTTTCCGAGAACAAATAGCTTCAGAACGTCTAGAGTGGACACATCTAAAGAGATGAGGATGGTTGACTCACATGAGGGTATTGCCGTCAGAGAGTGATTGTCCAACACTAACAAAGGACCTTTGGCAGGCAAATGCTTCTTGATCTCTGATGATAAGGACAACAGAACTCTGTCGTGATCTTTattatcaacaacaaaaactTTGGTGTTATAATTATTTCGCAACTCTTCCATAAGTAAATTAGAAACCAGTTTTTCTGTTGTCATATTGCTTAAATCCAGCAACATAGAATAGTCATAGTCAGCAACAGAAACAtggatttcttcaaaccaTTGTATTGACCACTGACCCATGACAGATTTAATATAGGACAGCCACCACTGGATTTTAGAAGAAAACCCGTTAACTCCCACAATCAAAAACCAACCACCAGGCCATTGCTTCCTCCTATAAAACTTGAGCTTATACAATAGAAGACTGCTGTCATTGAATGAAGAATTCATTAAGTTGAATAATTTGGTGTTTATAGATAGACGTTTCATTTCTGCTGTTGAAAGGGTGACAATATCATTACTGATCCACCCAGTGGAATTCATTGTATATGATAGTTCGTAAAGCTGTGTTTCTAACTTGATACGCAGCAAGTTTCTGGTGGTGGATTGGGGATCAATGTTAATTAGGtcctcaatttcaaccattttgtttgaagatggaTTTGTAAAATACCCTAAACCAGAGAGGGGGTCGATGCTATATATCGTGGACTTCGTAGGTGTTAAACTGAAAACAATAGAATCATTTGTGTAGTAGGTAATAACTTTTGATCTGTCTAAGAGTAGCTCATCAAACTGTAGAACAATGTGATCAATGATTTGCTTCACATGTTTATAGGTAATTTGCATCAACAAGCTCTCCATCGAAATTGTTCCTGCTTTGTCTGCTAGCTTTATACCATCAGCCTTTTGCAGAATTCCTCCTTTAAACCATTCGAAAGAAAGGGTATCATTGTCGCTTACGCTGATCTCTATTGTTGGCTTTCGtagatttctttggttCCAATACGTTAAAATGATCTTGTTTTTATCAGGATAGTAAACTGGACTCAGATCTGACTTCCAAATATTCACCTTCAAAGTGACCAGCTGCCGATAAAGTAGATAGAGCTTGTAGCCGACGGAGAATTTGCATAGTAGTCTGCATAGGCGCTGCAACGATTCCGTGAGACTTTTATGTCTGGGCAGCTTTGTTTCtgaatcatcttcattcGTCTGTTCCACTGGAACAAAATCCACCCTTAGTGCCCTGTTCGCTTTTTTGAACAGTAAATTTTGGGTACCTTCATCTAAATGAGTGGTCATTGTCATAAGTTTATTATCCAAAGAACCAAAATTAAAATGAAAATAAACCATATATAACTGATTTTCGTTCTCATCCCCAATACTGAGActggtttcaaaaaagttgcTCACGTGAAATGTTATTCTCCCATTAGCAACTTTGTAGTTCCGTAAAAGAAAAGGTAACTCTTTTGCCATTGATATTCGGCTCGCTAGTATGACGTTAACCTCCTTGATAGTTCTCAAGATCAATACGGAACTTAGCTTCTTGCTCTGAAGAAAACCATAAG
This window of the Komagataella phaffii GS115 chromosome 2, complete sequence genome carries:
- a CDS encoding Subunit of the RNA polymerase II mediator complex; translation: MISEVTDNIIPLKQILSTYCLHVYKELGESIKILQSNQDDHSKKKRFLEVLVTIRENFVRLFVLSKWAKSADDIYKLIKLFAHLRRLILEIGNVAHGMKFMGLSLIDAKLPNPDLRTAIEVVLKGRPQLKTYGFLQSKKLSSVLILRTIKEVNVILASRISMAKELPFLLRNYKVANGRITFHVSNFFETSLSIGDENENQLYMVYFHFNFGSLDNKLMTMTTHLDEGTQNLLFKKANRALRVDFVPVEQTNEDDSETKLPRHKSLTESLQRLCRLLCKFSVGYKLYLLYRQLVTLKVNIWKSDLSPVYYPDKNKIILTYWNQRNLRKPTIEISVSDNDTLSFEWFKGGILQKADGIKLADKAGTISMESLLMQITYKHVKQIIDHIVLQFDELLLDRSKVITYYTNDSIVFSLTPTKSTIYSIDPLSGLGYFTNPSSNKMVEIEDLINIDPQSTTRNLLRIKLETQLYELSYTMNSTGWISNDIVTLSTAEMKRLSINTKLFNLMNSSFNDSSLLLYKLKFYRRKQWPGGWFLIVGVNGFSSKIQWWLSYIKSVMGQWSIQWFEEIHVSVADYDYSMLLDLSNMTTEKLVSNLLMEELRNNYNTKVFVVDNKDHDRVLLSLSSEIKKHLPAKGPLLVLDNHSLTAIPSCESTILISLDVSTLDVLKLFVLGKLTDLPSHRMFDSLTENYRTANFATFSSKENCLFFRTYQEISFPVHSSLISTNLLGDSLHLIHQFTEMINLLSLTDQQAAIKALDVTLSKVKFEVGNEIYGKEHVSFLREGDSVSLVLSKTSPHRFCLPQMESMIQNRTKTMPLSTKINHLINYMQVTFSLVNFVNHLEKDLSSEVESHLQWTRFMYDINWFSLIYWSNAFQKPGKNQNLKLKRKVTLNIQIKNWTAVPTLVKTFINVNKEDLDSGGLESLEKIFKGENDKFNSKVKNCELRFLNVGIACSINFAHHILQELHHHIISELSPSSIR